From a single Vibrio toranzoniae genomic region:
- the uvrD gene encoding DNA helicase II: MIDPSLLLDGLNDKQREAVAAPLENLLILAGAGSGKTRVLVHRIAWLQSVEQASPFSIMSVTFTNKAAAEMRGRIEELMMGSSSGMWNGTFHGICHRILRAHYLDAKLPEDFQIIDSDDQVRLLRRLIKAQNLDEKQWPAKQASWWINGKKDEGLRPSHIDAYHDPITQTWLKIYSAYQEACDRAGLVDFAEILLRSHELLRDKKHIREHYQARFKHILVDEFQDTNNIQYAWLRMMAGPDCRVMIVGDDDQSIYGWRGAKIENIQKFLDEFPGASTVRLEQNYRSTKTILQASNELISNNTERMGKELWTDGNDGEPISVYSAYNELDEARFTVSKIKEWQEKGGALEDTAMLYRNNAQSRVLEEALIQGGLPYRIYGGMRFFERQEIRDALSYLRLMSNRSNDAAFERVVNTPTRGLGDKTLETIRLAARDRGATMWEASVALIEEQVLPGRAAGALSRFIELINALEDDTLELSLHEQTDHVIKSSGLFAMYEQEKGEKSKARIENLEELVTATRQFEKPEEADEMSMLTAFLTHAALEAGEGQADEFDDAVQLMTLHSAKGLEFPMVFMVGVEEGMFPSQMSAEEAGRLEEERRLCYVGMTRAMEKLYITYAEMRRLYGQDKYHKPSRFIRELPETCLDEVRMKAQVSRPASSGRFSQTAVKENFNETGFSLGSRVKHPKFGEGTIINFEGSGPQSRVQVAFNGEGIKWLVTAYARLEQL, translated from the coding sequence ATGATAGATCCTTCGCTTTTACTCGATGGCCTAAACGACAAACAACGTGAGGCGGTCGCAGCACCTTTAGAAAACCTACTTATTCTGGCAGGTGCTGGTAGTGGTAAAACGCGAGTGTTGGTGCATCGTATCGCTTGGCTGCAAAGCGTAGAGCAAGCCTCACCGTTTTCTATCATGTCAGTCACCTTCACCAACAAAGCGGCAGCAGAGATGCGTGGCCGTATTGAAGAGTTGATGATGGGGAGTTCGTCAGGCATGTGGAACGGCACTTTCCACGGTATTTGTCACCGCATCCTTCGTGCTCACTACTTAGATGCAAAGCTGCCAGAAGATTTCCAAATCATTGATTCTGATGATCAGGTTCGTTTGCTACGCCGTTTAATCAAAGCGCAAAACCTTGATGAAAAGCAGTGGCCAGCCAAGCAAGCTTCTTGGTGGATCAATGGCAAAAAAGACGAAGGGTTACGCCCAAGTCACATTGATGCCTACCATGATCCAATAACTCAAACGTGGTTAAAGATTTACTCTGCTTACCAAGAGGCATGCGATCGTGCTGGCTTGGTCGACTTTGCTGAAATCTTGTTGAGATCGCATGAACTATTGCGCGATAAGAAACACATCCGAGAGCACTACCAAGCTCGCTTTAAGCACATTCTTGTCGACGAATTCCAAGATACCAACAACATCCAATATGCTTGGTTGCGGATGATGGCAGGCCCAGATTGTCGCGTGATGATCGTGGGTGATGATGACCAATCTATCTATGGCTGGCGTGGTGCAAAAATCGAAAATATTCAGAAGTTCTTGGATGAATTCCCAGGTGCTTCAACGGTTCGACTCGAACAAAACTACCGTTCAACCAAAACCATTCTGCAGGCGTCGAACGAGCTTATCTCGAACAACACTGAGCGTATGGGTAAAGAGTTGTGGACCGATGGTAACGATGGTGAGCCAATCTCAGTTTACTCGGCGTATAACGAGCTAGATGAAGCGCGTTTTACGGTTAGCAAGATCAAAGAGTGGCAGGAGAAAGGCGGTGCGCTAGAAGATACCGCGATGCTTTATCGTAATAACGCCCAATCTCGTGTTCTTGAAGAAGCGCTTATTCAAGGTGGTCTGCCTTACCGAATCTACGGTGGCATGCGATTCTTCGAGCGTCAGGAAATCCGAGATGCCTTGAGCTATCTGCGTTTAATGAGTAACCGCAGCAATGATGCGGCATTCGAACGTGTCGTCAATACGCCAACGCGTGGCTTAGGTGATAAAACGTTAGAGACGATTCGTCTTGCGGCGCGTGATCGTGGTGCAACCATGTGGGAAGCCAGTGTTGCTTTGATAGAAGAGCAAGTGCTACCCGGTCGTGCTGCGGGTGCATTGAGTCGCTTTATCGAGCTGATTAATGCGCTTGAAGATGACACGCTAGAACTTAGCCTGCATGAACAAACCGACCACGTGATTAAATCGTCGGGTCTGTTTGCGATGTACGAACAAGAGAAAGGTGAGAAGTCGAAGGCACGTATTGAGAACTTGGAAGAATTGGTAACGGCAACGCGCCAGTTTGAAAAGCCAGAAGAAGCGGATGAGATGAGTATGCTGACGGCGTTCTTAACTCATGCGGCTTTGGAAGCGGGTGAAGGTCAGGCTGATGAGTTTGATGATGCGGTTCAGCTCATGACTCTGCACAGCGCTAAAGGCCTAGAGTTCCCAATGGTATTCATGGTAGGTGTCGAAGAAGGCATGTTCCCAAGCCAGATGTCAGCGGAAGAAGCAGGGCGTTTGGAAGAAGAACGTCGCCTCTGCTATGTAGGCATGACCCGTGCGATGGAGAAGCTTTACATCACTTACGCTGAGATGCGTCGTTTGTACGGTCAGGACAAGTACCACAAACCATCACGCTTTATTCGTGAGCTACCAGAGACATGTCTGGATGAAGTGCGTATGAAAGCGCAAGTGAGCCGTCCTGCAAGCAGTGGTCGCTTTAGCCAAACCGCCGTGAAAGAGAACTTCAATGAGACCGGTTTTAGTTTAGGTTCTCGCGTCAAGCACCCTAAGTTTGGTGAAGGTACCATCATCAACTTCGAGGGAAGTGGTCCACAAAGCCGAGTTCAAGTCGCGTTTAACGGTGAAGGCATCAAGTGGTTGGTGACGGCTTACGCTCGATTAGAGCAGCTTTAA